The Vicinamibacterales bacterium DNA window TGGGCCGGATCTGGCCGCCGGAGGCGATCGCCCAGCACCAGTCCACCTCCACCTGGGGCAACATCACGGCCGTGGCCGAGTCGCGCCGGCGCGAGGGCCTCCTCTACGTCGGCACCGACGACGGCCTCGTCCAGATCTCGCTCGACGGCGGCACGTCGTGGCGCCGCAGCGAGCGGCTGCCCGGCCTGCCGGACTACGGCTCCTACGGCGTCTTCGTGCAGCGTCTGTACGCGGGCAAGTCCGACGAGAGCACGCTCTACGCCCTCTTCGACAACCACAAGAACGGGGACTTCAAGCCGTACGTGTTCAAGAGCACGACGCGCGGGGCGAGTTGGACCAACATCGCCGGCGATCTGCCCGCCAACGGCCCGGCGCTGGCCTTCGCCGAGGACCCGGTCAATCCGGACCTGCTCTTCGTCGGCACCGAGTTCGGCCTCTATTTCACGGTGGACGGCGGCCGGAAGTGGATCCGCTTCCGCGGGAACCTGCCGACGATCGCCGTGCGCGACCTGGCCATCCAGGAGCGCGAAGTGGACCTGGTGGCGGCCAGTTTCGGCCGCGGCTACTACGTGCTCGACGACTACTCGCCGCTGCGGCACCTGAACGCGGCCGCCTTCGAGCGCGACGGCCTGATCTTCCCGACGAAGACGGCCGTGATCGAGGTGCCGGAGACGGGCCGCGCCCGCGGCTTCCAGGGCGAGCAGCTCTGGATGGGGGAGAACCGCCCGTTCGGCGCCACCGTGACCTACTGGGTGCGCGAAGCGCCGAAGACCCTGAAGGACCGCCGACAGGATGCCGCGCGCGCCGCCGAAGAGAAGAAGGAGACCCCGGCCTATCCGTCGCAGGCCGCGCTCACGGCCGAAGCGGACGAGGAAGCCCCGCAGACGTTCCTGACGGTCACTACCGCCCAGGGTGCCATCGTCCGCCGCCTCGTCGTGCCCGGCGGCCGCGGGCTGCACCGCACGGTGTGGGACCTCCGCGCCACCGGGCCCGCCATGCCGCCGGCCGGCGGTGGCGGCGGTTTCGGCGCGGCGCAGAGCCTCGGAGGCTTCGTGGCGCCCGGCACCTACACGCTGGCCCTGTCGCGCCGGGTCGGCGGCGTGACGTCGTCGCTGGGCGAGCCGCAGTCGATCGTGGTCGCGTCCGACCCGTCGGTCACGCTCACGCCGGCGATGATGACCGCCGCGCGGGAGTACCAGGACCGGGTGTTCCGGCTGCAGCGGACGTTCACGGGCGCGCTGGAGCAGGCCAACCAGATGCGCACGCGGACCACGGCGCTCCGGCGGGCCGTCGCCGCGTCGCCGGCGGGCATCGCACTCCTCGACGAGGCCGGGCGCCTCGACCGCCGGGTCGTCACGCTCCTGCGCACCTTGCGGGGCGACGAGACGCTGCGCGGCCTCGAGTCCGGATCGCCGACCTCCGTGCAGGGACGGGTGAATTCCGCGTCGGCGGGCGCGCGGGGCCTGACCGGTGCGCCGACGGCCACGCAGCAGCAGAACGCCGCGATCGCCCAGGACGAGGTGACGGCCGCGGTGGCGACGCTCAGGACGCTCGAGGCCGAGATCAGGAAGTTCGAAGCGCAGGTGGAGGCGGCCGGCGTGCCCTACACGCCTGGCCGTTGGCCCGGGCGCTGACGAGGCCGGCTCGGGTCGAGACGCGGCGGCCGGGCCCGCCGCGTCCGGCGAGGGTGCCGCTACTTGATGAGGGTCACGGGCACGTCCACGAGATGGATCACCTTCATGGCCGTGGACCCGACGAGCAGGCTCTGGATCCGGCCCAGGCCGCGCGTCCCCATGACGACGCTGTCAGCCCCCGTGGACGCCACGGCGGCCGCGATCTGCTCGGCGATCTCACCGACGAGTGCGTGCACCTCCACGGGCAGGCCGGCCGCGCGCAGGACCTCGACCGCGGGATCGAGCACGCTCTTCGAACTGTTCTCGTGGAACTTTGCGATGTCGTCCTCGCCAAGGTGACTGCGCACTTCCCAGGCGTCGACCGAGGGCTGGACGTTCACGAGGTGGACACGGGCGTCGGCGGCGCCCGGCAGCACGCGCGCCACCCATTCGACGGCGCGCGTCGCGCTTTCGGATCCGTCCACGGGCACGAGTACGGTCTTCATGCCGACATGGTACCGCACCGCGCCCCGGCCGCGCGCTACCGCGCGGTGCGGAGGACCTCGGTCCGGTCCAGATACCGCCGACCGTCCACGACCGAGACGTGCGCCGTGACCGAGTAGCGGCCGTCGCGACTGCGGCTGGTGACCGTGTCGTGCGTGACGGCGACGGCGTCTGGCGCCGGGCCATCGGCGGTCAGCTCCCGGATGACGCGCCCGCGCATCGTCGGCTCCGGCGGGAGACCCAGCAAGCCGAGGATGGTCGGCGCCAGGTCGGCGTTCGACGTCGGCGCCGTCGCCCGGGCGGACGCGCGCACGGCGGCGCCCGCCGCGATGAGCGTGTTGTGGATGTCGAACGGGCTGGTCGTGCCGTGGCCGGCGGTACCGGCCTGGGCGGTCGTGCCCGGCACGCCCTGGGCATTCATGGCGTCGCTCCAGGACGCCGACACGAGCAGGGGCGCCGAGCGGGGATGGCGCCAGTGGGCGACATCGAAGGCCAGCGTGCCGGGCACGATGCCGTCCAGGGCCCCCTCACGGGCCGGTGCCGTGAAGAGCGCGCCGACCTCGGGCCGCGCCTGCAGCGCCTCGACGAGGCCGGCGAGGCGTTCGGGCGACAAGGGCCGCCGGGCGTTGACGGCGCCCTCGGTCACCACCAGGTCGGGCGCGCCGTCGGGCAGCGGTTCCGCGAGCGGCGCGACGAGCTCGCCGAGCCGGAACCCGCCGGTGTGCGTCGAGAACCCGTGATCGGACGTCACGAGCAGCGTCGTCGCGCGGAGCGTGCCGCGGGCGCGAAGCGTGTCCTCGATGCGGCCGATCTCGCCGTCGACGGCGCGCAGGGCGGCCGTGGTCACCTCCGCCCCGAGGCCGCGCTGGTGCGCCGATTCGTCCGGGTCCGCGAACCAGAACGCCGTCACGTCGGCCGCCAGGTCCGTCCCGCCGAGCGCCACGTACGCATCGACGATCCAGCGGTTCCGCGGTGCGTTCGGGACGGCCTCGGGCGGACCGGCGCCCGCGGCGGCCAGGACCGCCGGCCGAAGCGTCTCCGGGACGATGAGGTCGGGATTCACGATCGGGCTCGTGCCGAGCGGGTAGCCGAGGAGCAGGGCCGAGCCGCTCGAGCCCGCGCTGAACACCACGAACCGCTTGCCCGCACGCTGGAGCGCCGTCCCCAGCGTGGGCGCGGTCAGCAGCCGGCCTTCGGCCTGCTCCATGGCCAGGAGATCTTCATGACGGCTGGTGTTCACACCGCTGGTCGGGAACGTCGCCGCGGAGTACACGGTGTTGCCGAGCAGGCCATGCGTGTCCGGGTAGGCGCCCGTCGCGAGCGTCGAGGCGTTCACGCGCGTCACCGTGGGCACCGCGGCGTGATGCGCGTCGAAGACGAGGCCGCGCTGGCCGAGGGCGTGCAGGCGTGGCATCACCTCGGGCGTGACCTGATCGGGGCGGAGCCCGTCCACCACGATGAGGACGACGGCGCGCGGCGGCGCCGGAGCGTCCGCGGGGCGCTGGCAGCCGGCGACCGCGCCCGCAGCGACGAGCAGGAGCCACGCGCGGCGGCGCCGCGGCGGACGCACCGCACGTCGAGCGGGAGATGCAGATGGATGCACGGCGGCGATGCTACCACCGGGCGATTGCGGTCCCGCGCGAAAGGCGGACGCTAGCGCCGGGTGGCGCGCACGATCACGAGGGGGTGCGCGACGGGCGCGGCGGGCGCCGCCGTCCCGGCGGACTCGGGCGCGCAGGCGTCACCGGCCGCGCACTTGGCGCAGCCTGGCGTCGGCCGCCCAGTGGGCGCGCCGCCGACGACGCGGCGCACGACGACGAGCGCGGCGGCCAGGGCCATCACGGCAGCCAGCACGTCCTGGACCGAGAGCGACCCCATCGAGCCCATGCTACGCCACCCCCGCGGCCAATAGGCCCTGCCTGAGGAGGAACGCCGCCAGCCAGGCGAGGCTGGTCATGTACCCGAGCTGCAACGCCGCGTACCGCAGGCCGCCGGCCTCCTTGCGGGTCAGCGCGAGCGTGGGCAGGCACTGCATCGCCAGCACGAAGAAGACGAGCGCCGCGGCGGCGGTGGCCGGGGTGAAGACGAGGCGGCCGTCGTCGCGCGTCATGGCGTGGAGGCGTGCCACGACGCCCGCATCCACCTCCGTCTCCGCCTGCCCGGAGGCCAGGACCGACATCGTCGAGACGAACACCTCGCGTGCGAGGAAGCTCGTGAGGACGCCCACCGTCAGCTGCCAGTCGAAACCGAGCGGCTCGAAGACCGGCGCCACGACGTGCCCGAGTCGACCGGCGAAGCTGCCGGCCTGGGCCGCGCGGGCTTCGAGCGTGTCGGCCTCGTCGGCGAGCGCCTGCGCCTCTGCCGCCGTCACGGCCGGGGCCGCCGCGGCCGCCCTGAGCTCGAGGGCGCGCGCGGGTGGGTCGGACTTCGGATACGCGCTCATCCACCACATCACGATGCAGATGGCGACGATGACGGTGCCGGCCGTGGACAGGAATGACAGACCCTGGTCGCGCGCGGTGAGGAGCGCGTTGCGGAGCGACGGCGTCTTGTAGGACGGCAGCTCCAGGATCATGGGCCGGGCCCGGCCGCGGAGGATCGTGCTGCCGAAGAGCTTGGCCGTGAAGAGCGCGGCGAGCGCGCCGAGCAGGTAGCACCCGGCGAAGGCCAGCCCGGCGGCGCCGGGCCGGTCGGCGAAGAGGAGCGTCGTGAGCAGCACGTACACCGGGAGCCGCGCCGAGCAGCTCATGAACGGCGCCACCAGGATCGTCGCGAGGCGATCGCGACGGTCCGGGATGAGGCGCGTGCTCATGATGCCCGGCAGCGCGCAGGCGTGCGCCGTCAGGAGGGGCACGAAGGCGTGCCCCGGCAGGCCGAAGCGCGAGAGCCAGCGGTCCATCACGAAGGCCGCGCGCGCCAGGTAGCCCGTGTCCTCGAGCAGCGTGATGAGGAAGAAGAGCAGGCAGATCTGCGGCAGGAACACGACGGTGCCGGCGATGCCGCCGACGATGCCCTGGGCGACCAGGTCGCGCAGCGGGCCGGCTGGCATGACGGCTTCCACGAGCGATCCGAGCTGGGCGAAGGTGGCCTCGATGAGGTCCATCGGCACGGTGGCGAGCTGGAAGAGCACCCAGAAGAGCGCGCTCATGATCGCGACAAACGCGCCAAGGCCCCAGACCGGGTGGGTCAGCACGTAGTCGAGGCGTTCCGTGCGCTGGTCCACGTCCGGAGTTGTCGCCCCGTGGGCGGTGACGGCGGTGGCGATCTCGTGCGCCCAGTCGCCGACGTCGGCCGGGGGCGCGACGGCGGGCACGGGCACGCCGATGCCGGCGTCGAGCAGCTGGCGCAGCGCCTGGAGGCCGAGCCCGGTGCGGGCCACCATCGGCACGACCGGCACGCCCAGGCGCGCGGCCAGGGCGCGCTCGTCGATGACGAGCCCGCGCTTGCGCGCGAGGTCCGTCATGTTCAGCGCCAGGACGAGGCGCGCGCCGCGCGCGAGCAGCTGGCCGGCCAGCACGAGGTTGCGCGACAGGTTGCAGGCATCCACGATCACCACGAAGGCGTCGGGAGCCGGGCTGGCCTGCCCGTCGATCACCGTGCGGGCGATGGCGGTCTCGGGCGTGTCCAGATCCAGGTCGTAGACGCCGGGCAGGTCGAGGACGTCGAGCGCCCGGGAGTGCGGCGAGGCCTCGACCTTGCCGCGGCGGACGCTCGTCGTGGTGCCGGGGAAGTTCGACGTCTTGGCGCGCGCGCCGCAGAGGGCGTTGAACAGGGTGGTCTTGCCCGTGTTCGGGTTGCCCACGAGCGCCACCCGTGACGCGCGGTCGGCGGCGAGGGGCGGCGCGACGGCGAACGGCTCGGCGACCGGGACCATCGGCTACTTGGGCGTGCCGTTGGCAGGCACGACGAACAACCGCTTGGCGACGGCCCCCGACAGGCCGATCCGCGTCGAGCGGACCTGCACGATGCAGGGGTCGCCCACCTTGCAGAGGCGGAGGACGCTCGCGTCGGTGAGGCCGAGCGATCGCAGCACCGCGCGCGACTCGGCATCGCGCACTTCGTGCAGGGTCGCCACCGAGCCCACGGGCACGGTCGTGAGGGGCACCGGGGTGTGGCGGGGCTCGGCGTCTGACGAGCTGGTGAACGGGGGCATCGACCTGATGTCCCATTCTAACGGATTCTGAGAACGGGTCTCATTTCTGCGCCGCCTCCGCGGGCCAGCCGAGGCGGCCAGCTTCTCTGGGAGCGGCCTCGCCGGGTCCGGTCCCCAAGGGCCGGCCGGTCCCCCGGTCACCACGTAAGATCGGCGCGGCCCACGGCCCCCTGGGAGCGCAGGCCCACGACCGCGGCCGCGCCGTGCTCCCGGGCGCGTGCCGGCTCGTATCCGCCGTGGACGTCCACGTGACCGAAGAACTGCAGCAGGCCCGGGTCCGTTCGGTGTTCGAGCGCCGCTTCGGCCGCCCGGACCTGCTCGTGCGGTCGCCCGGGCGTATCAACCTCATCGGCGAGCATGTCGACGCGTCGCTCGGCATCGTCCTGCCGGGTGCCATCGATCGGGCCATCTGGCTGGCGCTCGGCGCGCGGACCGACCGCGGATGCCGCGTCCTGGCCGCCGACACCGGGGAGGTGCTCGAAGCGTCCATCGACGGCCCGGGACCAGCGGCTCCGCCGTGGGCCGCCTACGTGGCCGGCGCGTTCGCCGAACTGTCCGGCGCCGGCCCGCTTCCGGCCGGCGTGCAGTGTGTCTTCGGCGGCGACCTGCCGATCGGCGCCGGGCTGTCGTCCTCGGCCGCGCTCACGTGCGGCCTGGCGTATGGGCTGAACGCGCTCTTCGGCCTGGGACACGACCGGATGGCGCTGGCGCGGCTGGGACAGCGGGTGGAACACCACCACGCCGGCGTCCAGTGCGGCGTGATGGACCAGGTGGCCTCGCTCCTGGGCCGCGCGGGCCGCGTCCTGCGCCTGGATTGCCGGGACCTGACCTACCGATACCTGCCGCTGGCCGACGACCTCGCCATCGCCCTGTGCGATTCCCACGTGCGGCGGTCGCTCGCCGCCGACGGGACCTACAACCGCCGCCGCGCCGAGTGCGAGGAGGGGCTCGCGGCGCTGCGCTCGCGCGTCCCCGGGGTGGTCAGCCTCCGCGACGTGACGGCCGCCATGATCGAGGACGCCAGACCGTCGCTGGCGCCCGCAGTCTACGCGCGCTGCCGCTACGTCATCGACGAGCACCAGCGCGTGCTGACGGCGTGCGCCGCCCTCGCCCGGCGCGACGACGACGCCCTTGGCGAGGCGCTGAACGCCAGTCACCGCGGCCTGCAGCACGACTTCGAAGTCTCGTGCCCGGCGCTCGACGTGCTGGCCGAGGCCGCCCGCGGGGTTCAGGGCGTCGTCGGGAGCCGGATGATGGGGGCGGGGTTCGGCGGGTACACGATCACGCTCGTGCGTCGGGACGCCCTGCCGGCGTATCGGGCCCGGATGGCGGAGGTGTCCCGCCGCGTCCTCGGATCTGAGCCGGTCATCCACGAATGCCGCCTGAGCGACGGCACCGAGATCGTCACGTCGTGAGCGGAGCGCCGCGCGCGGCGGCGCGGCTCGGCAGGGAGCGTGCGTTGGCGAGGGACGGTGGTGCGGCGGGCCGTGGGGCCGCGATCGCGATGCGACCACGGCCCCGGACGATGTCAGAAGGTCAGCCCCAGGCCCGCATAGAAGCGGTGCGTGTCGATCCGGTTGTGCGAGTGAGGCGAGCCCTCGAAGTCCTGCAGGTAGCCCTTCTTGATGAAGATGCTCGAGAACTTGTAGCCGAGGTCCACCTGCACGTGGTCCGTCACGGCGGTCGTGACGCCGCCGCCCACCGTCGCCATGGGCCGCGTCTCCTCGCGGAACGATTGCCTGACGCTGTACGGATCGCCGGGGTCGTTCGCGAGGTCGGACATCATCAGCGAGGTGACATCCACGCCCTCGATCATGAAGGTGGGCTTCGGGCTCATGTGCGCGACGCCGGCGTGCACGAGCGCGTACGGACGGAACCGCCACCGGTCGCCGGTGCGGACGCGGACGCCGGCCGTGTAGTAGTTGGTGGGCACCTTGGACGTCGCGGACGCCACGATGCCCTCCGAGGCCGCATCCGACGCGACGAGCGCCAGGTCGTCGTGGGTGAAAGTCGGCTCGGCGTTCTGGATACGGCCGACGTCGGCCGTGATCTGGACGTGATCGCCCAGGTCCACGCCGATGGCGCCACCGAAGAAGGGCGACGCGTGCTTGGTGGCGTCGGCGCCACCGAATCCAGTGAGGAAGCCCCGGTGCGGCGCCTGGGCCGAAACCGGCAGCGCGCCAGCGGCGACGAGCGCGAGCATCATGGCGGCGCGCGCGATGATGAGTCTGGGTGACATGGTGTGACCCCTCCGCCCAACGTGGGGGCGGGGGCTCGTGGCTGAACCGCCTCGCCGGGCCCCTGGAGCCCCCGACGCTGAGGCAACCTCTGCTGGTGCAAGGAATCAACCACCTCGACCCGCCGGTTTCCCGGGGCGTTCCCCGTGGCGGCACCGGAGTCGTCTCGCCGAGACTCCGGGCGCGGGGGAGGCGTGAGGACTGTCCCGGTGTTTTCCCGCACCCCTGGAACCTGACGGCGGAGGAACCGCACGCGCGTCGCTGCGTCCGACACCCGGGGGGCGCGGCGAGCCGGGACTGGCGGACGAGCTATCGATCCGAGGAAAGTGGTCGGGGCGACTGGATTCGAACCAGCGACCCCCTGCGCCCAAGGCAGGTGCGCTACCAGGCTGCGCTACGCCCCGACTCCGAAGAACCCTGATTGTACCGCGTCCGGCCACGTGCGGGTGGCCCTGGGTGACGGCCAGGGGTGGCTCAGCGGACGACGTCCACGGGCCAGCGCGCGCCGGCCAGGAAGCGATCGCGGTCGGCGGCCAGGTAGTAGCGAATGGCGCCGGTGCCGACGAATTCCGCGCGCGGCGCCCAGTCGAGTTGTCCGTAGCGTGACGGCGCGAAGAGCTGCTGGAACTGACGCTCCTCGAGCACCCGGTCGATCGCAAAGGACACCGGCACCCCGGCCCGTGTGAGTTCGTCCACGACCGCGTCGAGCGACGCCGGGGGCACGAGATCGAGGCGGATGACGTCGCG harbors:
- a CDS encoding universal stress protein yields the protein MKTVLVPVDGSESATRAVEWVARVLPGAADARVHLVNVQPSVDAWEVRSHLGEDDIAKFHENSSKSVLDPAVEVLRAAGLPVEVHALVGEIAEQIAAAVASTGADSVVMGTRGLGRIQSLLVGSTAMKVIHLVDVPVTLIK
- a CDS encoding alkaline phosphatase family protein produces the protein MRPPRRRRAWLLLVAAGAVAGCQRPADAPAPPRAVVLIVVDGLRPDQVTPEVMPRLHALGQRGLVFDAHHAAVPTVTRVNASTLATGAYPDTHGLLGNTVYSAATFPTSGVNTSRHEDLLAMEQAEGRLLTAPTLGTALQRAGKRFVVFSAGSSGSALLLGYPLGTSPIVNPDLIVPETLRPAVLAAAGAGPPEAVPNAPRNRWIVDAYVALGGTDLAADVTAFWFADPDESAHQRGLGAEVTTAALRAVDGEIGRIEDTLRARGTLRATTLLVTSDHGFSTHTGGFRLGELVAPLAEPLPDGAPDLVVTEGAVNARRPLSPERLAGLVEALQARPEVGALFTAPAREGALDGIVPGTLAFDVAHWRHPRSAPLLVSASWSDAMNAQGVPGTTAQAGTAGHGTTSPFDIHNTLIAAGAAVRASARATAPTSNADLAPTILGLLGLPPEPTMRGRVIRELTADGPAPDAVAVTHDTVTSRSRDGRYSVTAHVSVVDGRRYLDRTEVLRTAR
- a CDS encoding ferrous iron transporter B, yielding MVPVAEPFAVAPPLAADRASRVALVGNPNTGKTTLFNALCGARAKTSNFPGTTTSVRRGKVEASPHSRALDVLDLPGVYDLDLDTPETAIARTVIDGQASPAPDAFVVIVDACNLSRNLVLAGQLLARGARLVLALNMTDLARKRGLVIDERALAARLGVPVVPMVARTGLGLQALRQLLDAGIGVPVPAVAPPADVGDWAHEIATAVTAHGATTPDVDQRTERLDYVLTHPVWGLGAFVAIMSALFWVLFQLATVPMDLIEATFAQLGSLVEAVMPAGPLRDLVAQGIVGGIAGTVVFLPQICLLFFLITLLEDTGYLARAAFVMDRWLSRFGLPGHAFVPLLTAHACALPGIMSTRLIPDRRDRLATILVAPFMSCSARLPVYVLLTTLLFADRPGAAGLAFAGCYLLGALAALFTAKLFGSTILRGRARPMILELPSYKTPSLRNALLTARDQGLSFLSTAGTVIVAICIVMWWMSAYPKSDPPARALELRAAAAAPAVTAAEAQALADEADTLEARAAQAGSFAGRLGHVVAPVFEPLGFDWQLTVGVLTSFLAREVFVSTMSVLASGQAETEVDAGVVARLHAMTRDDGRLVFTPATAAAALVFFVLAMQCLPTLALTRKEAGGLRYAALQLGYMTSLAWLAAFLLRQGLLAAGVA
- a CDS encoding FeoA family protein: MPPFTSSSDAEPRHTPVPLTTVPVGSVATLHEVRDAESRAVLRSLGLTDASVLRLCKVGDPCIVQVRSTRIGLSGAVAKRLFVVPANGTPK
- the galK gene encoding galactokinase produces the protein MDVHVTEELQQARVRSVFERRFGRPDLLVRSPGRINLIGEHVDASLGIVLPGAIDRAIWLALGARTDRGCRVLAADTGEVLEASIDGPGPAAPPWAAYVAGAFAELSGAGPLPAGVQCVFGGDLPIGAGLSSSAALTCGLAYGLNALFGLGHDRMALARLGQRVEHHHAGVQCGVMDQVASLLGRAGRVLRLDCRDLTYRYLPLADDLAIALCDSHVRRSLAADGTYNRRRAECEEGLAALRSRVPGVVSLRDVTAAMIEDARPSLAPAVYARCRYVIDEHQRVLTACAALARRDDDALGEALNASHRGLQHDFEVSCPALDVLAEAARGVQGVVGSRMMGAGFGGYTITLVRRDALPAYRARMAEVSRRVLGSEPVIHECRLSDGTEIVTS
- a CDS encoding outer membrane beta-barrel protein yields the protein MSPRLIIARAAMMLALVAAGALPVSAQAPHRGFLTGFGGADATKHASPFFGGAIGVDLGDHVQITADVGRIQNAEPTFTHDDLALVASDAASEGIVASATSKVPTNYYTAGVRVRTGDRWRFRPYALVHAGVAHMSPKPTFMIEGVDVTSLMMSDLANDPGDPYSVRQSFREETRPMATVGGGVTTAVTDHVQVDLGYKFSSIFIKKGYLQDFEGSPHSHNRIDTHRFYAGLGLTF